One genomic segment of Clostridium saccharoperbutylacetonicum N1-4(HMT) includes these proteins:
- a CDS encoding HNH endonuclease has product MKSVHGLCERCERPGYIVHHKKELAPNNINDPNITLNHDNLEYLCLDCHNAEHDFNREKKSATKKGYRFNDKGELVPTT; this is encoded by the coding sequence ATTAAATCAGTTCATGGATTATGTGAGAGATGTGAAAGACCAGGATACATTGTGCATCATAAGAAAGAGTTAGCACCTAATAACATCAATGATCCTAACATAACACTTAATCATGATAACTTAGAATATTTATGTTTAGATTGTCATAATGCAGAGCATGACTTCAATAGAGAAAAGAAAAGTGCAACTAAGAAAGGTTACAGATTTAATGATAAAGGAGAATTAGTTCCTACGACATAG
- a CDS encoding terminase large subunit, producing the protein MTYIEEYYNKIISNEIIACKRIKQAYSMLVDKLHNPGKYDPWIFDEELANRPIEFIETFCKQAQGELGGALKLELFQKAKHQAVFGFVHKETGFRQYQEVLDIRGRKNGKTTELAADETFMLVGDGEGSPECYIIATKLDQSKKGFNECYKMIQQSPDLNKHLKKRKSDIYCPFNYGTIQALASNSNGLDGLNSHMVTIDELAAIKNRDIYDLMKQSMSSRRQPLLDCITTNGFIRGSIFDAQYEYACKVLDGKVKDDRFLAFIYELDDKDEWDKEEMWIKANPGLGPIKKIEFLRDCVNKAKEDPAFKATVMVKDFNMKENSASAWLRWDELNNEAVFDIREMGFRYGIGCFDLAETTDLASAKILCMKRDDPGIYVIQKYFVPQEKLNNEETNKEEDSVPYKLWEQQGLLRVCPGNKINKYDILEWFKEVRDTYDIYIPWIGYDPWHVDDSLLQTFKDEFGSESMIPVRQGVYTLSFPMKELKADLIADRINYNNNPIDKWCLSNMEIKTDINGNIQPIKGVDNRKRIDGGVSLIIGYVVFLDKLSEYENMI; encoded by the coding sequence ATGACTTACATAGAAGAATACTATAATAAGATCATTTCAAATGAAATTATTGCTTGCAAAAGAATTAAGCAGGCATATTCTATGTTAGTTGATAAACTTCATAATCCAGGTAAATATGATCCCTGGATATTTGATGAAGAATTAGCTAATAGGCCAATAGAATTTATTGAAACTTTTTGCAAACAAGCTCAGGGAGAACTTGGTGGAGCATTAAAGCTAGAATTATTTCAGAAAGCTAAGCATCAAGCAGTATTTGGATTTGTTCATAAGGAGACAGGCTTTAGGCAATATCAAGAAGTGCTTGATATTAGAGGGCGAAAAAACGGAAAGACTACGGAGCTTGCAGCAGATGAAACCTTTATGTTAGTTGGAGATGGAGAAGGTTCTCCAGAGTGCTATATTATAGCAACTAAATTAGATCAATCTAAAAAAGGTTTTAATGAGTGCTATAAAATGATTCAGCAGTCACCAGATTTAAATAAGCATCTAAAGAAAAGAAAATCAGATATATATTGTCCTTTTAATTATGGAACTATCCAGGCTTTGGCGAGTAATTCAAATGGACTTGATGGTTTAAATTCACACATGGTTACAATAGATGAATTGGCAGCCATAAAAAATAGAGATATATATGATTTGATGAAGCAATCAATGAGTAGTAGAAGGCAGCCTTTATTAGATTGTATTACTACTAATGGTTTTATAAGAGGTTCAATATTTGATGCACAATATGAATATGCATGTAAAGTGCTGGATGGTAAAGTCAAGGATGATAGATTCTTGGCTTTTATTTATGAGCTTGATGATAAAGATGAGTGGGATAAGGAAGAAATGTGGATTAAAGCAAATCCAGGATTAGGGCCTATTAAGAAGATTGAATTTTTAAGAGATTGTGTTAACAAAGCCAAAGAAGATCCTGCTTTTAAAGCCACAGTTATGGTTAAAGATTTTAACATGAAAGAAAATTCTGCATCAGCTTGGTTACGTTGGGATGAACTTAATAATGAAGCTGTATTTGATATTAGAGAAATGGGCTTTAGATATGGAATTGGTTGTTTTGACTTAGCAGAAACCACAGACTTAGCATCAGCTAAAATTTTATGCATGAAACGAGATGACCCTGGTATCTATGTAATTCAAAAGTACTTTGTACCACAGGAAAAATTAAATAATGAAGAAACTAATAAAGAAGAGGATAGTGTTCCATATAAGTTATGGGAGCAGCAGGGATTACTTAGAGTTTGTCCAGGAAATAAAATAAATAAGTATGATATTTTGGAATGGTTTAAGGAAGTAAGAGATACTTATGATATTTATATACCTTGGATTGGATATGATCCTTGGCATGTTGATGATAGTTTACTTCAAACTTTTAAAGATGAATTTGGTTCAGAATCAATGATACCAGTTAGACAGGGAGTATATACTTTAAGCTTCCCAATGAAGGAACTAAAAGCAGATTTAATTGCAGATAGAATCAATTATAATAACAATCCAATAGATAAATGGTGTTTATCAAACATGGAAATAAAAACAGATATAAATGGCAACATACAGCCTATAAAAGGAGTCGATAACAGAAAGCGTATTGATGGAGGTGTGTCTTTGATAATTGGTTATGTAGTGTTCTTAGATAAATTAAGTGAATATGAAAATATGATTTAG
- a CDS encoding phage portal protein: protein MNFINRFFNRSPSKTRFELVEDRGNGFYSWNGKLYKSDIIRACIRPKVKAIGKLIPQHIRNNTQQGFAVNPEPYIRFLLEEPNPYMSGQMLLEKLAMQLALNNNAFILIVNDDNGYPVELYNIPCVTAEAIYDSQGLLYLRFTNRNGKMVTYPYTEIIHIRQDFNENDIFGESPREALIPLMEVVYTMDQGIVKAVKNSGVIRWLLKFNNSLRPEDIKKNVEDFTKSFLATSNEGGAAGVDSKSEATQIHPDDYVPNAAQIDRTTKRIYSFFNTNEKIVQSNYNEDEWNAYYESEIEPLAMQLSNEYTRKLFNRRERGFGNRIIFAANNLQYASMSTKLGLLAMVDRGALTANEWREVINLPPIEDGDKPIRRLDTQVVGGGEK from the coding sequence GTGAATTTTATTAATAGATTTTTTAACCGTAGTCCATCAAAGACAAGATTTGAACTTGTTGAAGATAGAGGAAATGGTTTTTATAGCTGGAATGGTAAACTTTATAAATCTGATATTATTAGAGCTTGTATAAGACCTAAAGTTAAAGCTATTGGAAAGTTAATTCCACAGCATATAAGAAATAATACTCAACAAGGCTTTGCAGTTAATCCAGAACCTTATATAAGGTTTCTACTTGAAGAACCTAATCCATATATGAGTGGTCAAATGTTGCTTGAAAAGTTAGCAATGCAGCTGGCACTCAATAATAATGCTTTTATCTTAATAGTAAATGATGATAATGGCTATCCAGTTGAATTATATAACATACCATGTGTTACTGCAGAAGCTATTTATGATTCACAAGGATTACTTTATTTAAGGTTTACTAATCGTAATGGTAAGATGGTTACTTATCCATATACAGAGATCATTCATATAAGGCAGGATTTTAATGAAAATGATATATTTGGTGAAAGTCCACGTGAAGCGTTAATACCTTTGATGGAAGTTGTATATACCATGGATCAGGGGATTGTGAAAGCAGTTAAAAATAGTGGAGTAATAAGATGGTTACTAAAATTCAATAATTCTTTAAGGCCAGAAGATATAAAAAAGAATGTAGAAGACTTTACTAAGAGTTTTCTTGCAACAAGTAATGAAGGTGGAGCTGCAGGTGTTGATTCAAAATCAGAAGCTACACAAATTCATCCTGATGATTATGTTCCTAATGCGGCACAAATAGACAGAACTACTAAAAGGATTTATTCATTCTTTAATACAAATGAGAAAATAGTGCAGTCTAATTACAATGAAGATGAATGGAATGCATATTATGAAAGTGAAATTGAACCTTTGGCCATGCAGTTAAGTAATGAATACACCAGAAAGTTATTTAATAGAAGAGAGCGTGGGTTTGGTAACAGGATAATCTTTGCAGCTAATAATCTTCAATATGCATCAATGTCAACTAAGCTTGGATTACTAGCTATGGTGGATAGAGGTGCATTAACAGCGAATGAATGGAGAGAAGTAATAAATCTTCCACCAATAGAAGATGGTGATAAACCAATAAGAAGATTAGATACTCAAGTCGTGGGAGGGGGTGAAAAGTAA
- a CDS encoding head maturation protease, ClpP-related yields MDIEVKGDIISDDYAWIYDWLGYNYASPSKIINQIKEANGEELNIKVNSPGGDVFAASDIYTELRNYKGNVNINITGLAASAASVISMARHSSMSPTAQLMVHNVSSYASGDYRDMDHMSEVLKNANNTIANAYMCKSGMSREQALEIMNNETWLTAQQAKELGLIDEIMFEDTNKVNLMNLSNMNLKGFYNSASSIPKELIENLMKNNKSNKDQPIINDKVDFFIEQNAKINGKLIELYNSQIEEKEVLINEN; encoded by the coding sequence ATGGATATAGAAGTTAAAGGCGATATTATATCAGATGATTATGCCTGGATCTATGATTGGCTTGGATATAATTATGCTTCACCAAGTAAGATTATAAATCAAATTAAAGAAGCTAATGGGGAAGAGTTAAACATAAAAGTAAATTCTCCAGGAGGGGATGTGTTTGCAGCAAGTGATATTTATACAGAGCTAAGAAATTATAAAGGTAATGTAAATATAAATATTACAGGTTTAGCAGCAAGTGCAGCAAGCGTTATTTCTATGGCTCGACATAGTTCAATGTCACCAACAGCTCAATTAATGGTACATAATGTATCAAGTTATGCAAGTGGTGATTATAGAGACATGGATCATATGTCAGAAGTCTTAAAAAATGCTAATAATACAATAGCAAATGCTTATATGTGTAAAAGTGGCATGAGCAGAGAGCAGGCACTTGAAATAATGAATAATGAAACCTGGTTAACTGCTCAACAAGCAAAAGAATTAGGATTAATTGATGAAATAATGTTTGAAGATACAAACAAAGTAAATTTGATGAATTTATCAAACATGAATTTAAAAGGATTTTATAATTCAGCTTCATCTATTCCTAAGGAGCTAATTGAAAACTTAATGAAAAATAATAAGTCTAACAAAGATCAACCTATTATAAATGATAAGGTTGATTTTTTTATTGAGCAAAATGCAAAAATAAATGGAAAATTGATTGAGCTATATAATAGCCAAATAGAAGAAAAGGAAGTGTTAATTAATGAAAATTAG
- a CDS encoding phage major capsid protein — translation MKIRMSNDQEQQYLNLLNEAKDLLNNKKDLEGYKAKMQEIEKFENDTEELNKAQANLNARFKDSAVVTDISKLSNDVKAVKVIDSINNSEEETEEEAKEPKEYVNAWAKNMLGLKMNNSESNAFKMINEAYVHTTGNTGIVIPETVMSGIWKEVGEQYPLWNDVFKTTIKGKVTLLKSTNSSDAKWYDESTSTEDGKEEFGEASLDGCELSRDITVSWKLREMAIEDFIPFIQSQLVEKIGAALGYAVSQGKGKPGESDTFKAEPKGIIPTLTGETKTPQVVKFTDAEPLEYTHFTNAMSKIKGTYKNKTCIYANGTTIWNEIANVRDTTGRPYFVANPIEGGVGTIFGKVVKEDDGIPDNNILLGDAWNGYHANINKQVSLDSEDHKKERTTDYIAYGIVDGGVRTTKAFALIMKG, via the coding sequence ATGAAAATTAGAATGTCAAATGATCAAGAACAACAATATTTAAATTTATTAAATGAAGCCAAAGATCTTTTAAATAATAAAAAGGATTTAGAAGGATATAAGGCTAAAATGCAAGAAATCGAAAAATTTGAAAATGATACTGAAGAATTAAATAAAGCACAAGCTAATTTAAATGCTAGATTTAAAGATAGTGCAGTAGTAACAGATATATCTAAATTATCAAATGATGTCAAAGCAGTAAAAGTAATAGATAGTATTAATAATTCAGAGGAAGAAACTGAAGAAGAAGCAAAAGAGCCTAAAGAATATGTTAATGCCTGGGCAAAAAATATGCTTGGCCTAAAGATGAATAATTCAGAGAGTAATGCTTTTAAAATGATCAATGAAGCTTATGTTCATACTACAGGAAACACAGGCATTGTAATTCCTGAAACAGTAATGAGTGGTATTTGGAAAGAAGTTGGAGAACAATACCCATTATGGAATGATGTTTTTAAAACAACTATAAAGGGCAAAGTTACTTTGCTAAAGTCTACAAATTCAAGTGATGCTAAGTGGTATGATGAAAGCACATCTACAGAAGATGGTAAAGAAGAATTTGGAGAAGCTAGCTTAGATGGCTGCGAATTATCAAGAGATATAACCGTTTCATGGAAGCTTAGAGAAATGGCTATAGAAGATTTTATTCCATTTATTCAATCTCAGTTAGTTGAAAAGATAGGAGCTGCATTAGGTTATGCCGTTTCACAAGGGAAAGGAAAGCCAGGTGAAAGTGATACTTTCAAGGCAGAACCAAAAGGAATAATTCCTACATTAACAGGGGAAACCAAAACACCACAGGTTGTTAAATTTACAGATGCAGAGCCTTTAGAATATACTCATTTTACTAATGCAATGTCAAAGATAAAAGGTACTTATAAAAATAAAACATGTATATATGCAAATGGAACTACAATCTGGAATGAAATTGCTAATGTTAGAGATACCACTGGAAGACCTTATTTTGTAGCTAATCCAATAGAAGGTGGAGTTGGAACAATATTCGGAAAAGTTGTAAAAGAAGATGATGGTATACCAGATAATAATATATTACTTGGTGATGCCTGGAACGGATATCATGCAAACATTAATAAGCAAGTATCTCTTGATAGTGAAGATCACAAAAAGGAAAGAACAACAGATTATATTGCTTATGGGATAGTTGATGGTGGAGTAAGAACTACGAAGGCATTTGCATTGATAATGAAAGGATAG
- a CDS encoding head-tail connector protein, which translates to MLEKIKLALRIDDDILDEEIQDSIDAAKADLKLSGILESKIVETDPLIIRAIKTFCKVEFSTDDKEAERYRNSYEMLKDHLALSIDYTVEVIA; encoded by the coding sequence ATGTTAGAAAAAATTAAACTAGCCTTAAGAATAGATGATGATATTTTGGATGAAGAAATACAAGATTCTATTGATGCAGCTAAAGCAGATTTAAAACTTAGTGGAATATTAGAAAGTAAAATCGTTGAGACTGATCCATTGATAATTAGAGCAATAAAAACATTTTGCAAAGTTGAATTTAGTACTGATGATAAAGAAGCTGAGAGGTATAGAAATTCTTATGAAATGCTTAAAGATCATTTAGCATTATCGATAGATTATACTGTGGAAGTGATAGCATGA
- a CDS encoding phage head closure protein — MSIESLNKRIEIQKRKSEPVKVKGVPTYEWGSFYSCWCKILDLIGTEKYDAYNSKLENTIKFKCRLCSELKDIQFNEKEYQIIWNKKVFNIIFVDTLGGSKDWIILQGKFVS; from the coding sequence ATGAGCATAGAAAGTTTAAATAAGAGAATAGAGATCCAAAAACGAAAATCTGAGCCAGTAAAAGTAAAGGGAGTTCCAACTTATGAATGGGGCTCTTTTTATAGTTGTTGGTGCAAAATTTTAGATTTAATAGGAACAGAAAAGTATGATGCATATAATTCAAAGTTAGAAAACACTATTAAGTTTAAATGCAGATTATGCTCAGAATTAAAAGATATTCAGTTCAATGAAAAAGAATACCAGATCATATGGAATAAGAAGGTATTCAATATTATTTTTGTTGATACTTTAGGTGGTAGCAAGGATTGGATAATACTACAAGGAAAGTTTGTTAGCTAG
- a CDS encoding HK97-gp10 family putative phage morphogenesis protein, with protein MNTEFEVDGLDSIFRKLQNMGKEGAIIEDKSLMESVQPVLEDQENTTMFKDRTGNLRRSLKISKVKKVKGTKVVWIGDVDKKANYSWYIEWGDSKRKPRPFMRQSYDRNKNQVYQRLKEAIENNLQK; from the coding sequence ATGAATACAGAATTTGAGGTTGATGGATTAGATAGTATATTTAGAAAACTTCAAAATATGGGTAAGGAAGGAGCCATCATAGAGGATAAATCTTTAATGGAATCTGTACAACCTGTTTTAGAGGATCAAGAAAATACAACTATGTTTAAAGATAGAACTGGAAATTTAAGAAGAAGTCTTAAAATATCTAAAGTTAAAAAAGTAAAAGGTACTAAAGTGGTTTGGATAGGGGATGTTGATAAAAAAGCAAATTATAGTTGGTATATTGAATGGGGTGACTCAAAAAGAAAGCCAAGACCATTCATGAGACAGTCTTATGATAGAAATAAAAATCAAGTATATCAAAGATTAAAAGAGGCAATAGAAAATAATCTACAAAAATGA
- a CDS encoding major tail protein produces the protein MSRTIGLRDISFAELLTDKRGKEATYGPVKKYERSVSAKLTPKTNSDTSYSDDEVEDIVTTFSQVDVEIELNQLSVATRAFLQGSKVVNGVLIENKDDQAPYVYMVFKSKKANGKFRYVCLYKGKFELVADEHQTQEDKIKQSTAKLKATFVCREFDGNYRLIADSDDDGVVEADLEKWFTTVPPVPVETTS, from the coding sequence ATGTCAAGAACAATAGGTCTAAGAGACATTAGTTTTGCAGAGTTATTGACTGATAAAAGGGGTAAAGAAGCAACTTATGGGCCAGTTAAAAAATATGAACGATCTGTAAGTGCTAAACTTACACCAAAAACTAATTCAGACACATCTTACTCTGATGATGAAGTTGAAGATATTGTAACAACTTTTAGTCAGGTTGATGTTGAAATTGAGTTAAATCAACTATCCGTTGCAACTAGAGCATTTTTGCAAGGAAGCAAAGTTGTAAATGGTGTATTAATTGAGAATAAAGATGATCAAGCTCCATATGTTTATATGGTCTTTAAATCTAAAAAAGCGAATGGAAAGTTTAGATATGTTTGCTTATATAAAGGTAAATTTGAGCTTGTAGCTGATGAACATCAGACTCAAGAGGATAAGATTAAACAAAGTACAGCGAAATTAAAGGCTACTTTTGTTTGTAGAGAATTTGATGGTAATTATAGATTAATAGCAGATTCAGATGATGATGGAGTTGTTGAAGCAGATTTAGAAAAATGGTTTACTACAGTGCCTCCGGTTCCTGTGGAAACAACATCTTAA
- a CDS encoding phage tail tape measure protein: protein MADDIQGMTVKVGITDDVFTQGIGKINKAMSLLQSEFKASAEGLKGFGDSSEQLSNKSEYLNKAIELQQQKVKALQEAYSKSKAETGEFSNSTMAAGTKVNNAVAQLAKLQNELKQVEGELEKGGKKVEEEGNVWDKFSNKLKAATDGMGEYIKRGIGMAIGGDIWDKAKEGFSSVIGFGGDVQKALNGVTAATGLTGEGISNMKQIMTDIYNDNFGENFNDIAESITAVGQQTGATGEDLKSLTEKALLMRDTFGMEVNESIRSVTILMKQFGITGDEAFNLIAQGKQKGLDFSDEMLDSVNEYSVQFKKLGLDAQDMFNIFSSGAESGSFNLDKVGDSVKEFSIRAVDGSKTTQDGFTQLGFNADELAAKFAQGGDVAKDSFKQVVSALANMDDPLKQSQVGIELFGTQFEDLGINAIASLGNLNGGISKTKDVLTSMNNVKYNDLGSAFEGIKRNIQTALLLPMSNEVLPSLSNFSNWFTSNLPAIQEKFSGITQVLMDVGNKIAEVVKPVFEGLFNFISEHGDSTTNIILGIGAAFLTFSSIAGIINGITNAMELWNKALAIQEGIKKVIQVVKEWEIVTKLQTAAQAALNIIMDANPISIIILAIAALVAGIVLAYNKCEWFRNGVNAIGEWLKTFFTVTLPNAFKVVVNFFQNNWKEILLFIVNPFAGAFALLYKNNETFRQKVNEFITAVKTAFTNGWNAIVNFFTTTIPTWINNIVQWFTELPNKIAYALGSLVGLLATWGVSVWNYFSTNVPIWINNVTTFFSQLPGNIWKFLTDIVTKLGQWGMSVLTYITTNVPIWINNVVTFFSQLPGQIWTWLVNVVTNLGTWGSNVVSWISTNVSAWITSIISYFTQLPGQIWTWLVNVVTNIKTWGSNMLTEAKIGMSTVFDGIINTFTSLPDKMLEIGKNIVTGITKGIKDEWDNLTGWMGSLCDSFTAGVKAKFDQHSPSKVFAEIGKFNVQGLGVGWENEMPNLNAKVSKTLDSNIKIANLSSLDGLKNVNSAYSNTNNSASTIDKILDKMDYLADKISNMEISMDSNKVGKIITPVISSNLALNNGRKGW, encoded by the coding sequence ATGGCTGATGATATTCAAGGAATGACCGTCAAAGTTGGAATAACGGATGACGTTTTTACCCAAGGAATAGGTAAAATTAATAAGGCAATGTCTTTGCTACAAAGTGAGTTTAAAGCAAGTGCTGAAGGATTAAAAGGCTTTGGAGATAGTTCTGAACAATTAAGTAATAAATCTGAATACCTAAATAAAGCTATTGAACTGCAGCAACAAAAAGTCAAAGCTCTTCAGGAAGCTTATTCTAAAAGTAAAGCTGAAACAGGAGAATTTTCAAATTCAACAATGGCTGCTGGAACTAAAGTCAATAATGCTGTAGCTCAATTAGCAAAACTTCAAAATGAGCTTAAACAAGTTGAGGGAGAGTTAGAAAAGGGCGGTAAAAAAGTTGAAGAAGAAGGTAACGTTTGGGATAAATTTAGTAATAAATTAAAAGCTGCAACTGATGGCATGGGCGAATATATAAAGCGTGGAATAGGAATGGCCATTGGTGGAGACATATGGGATAAAGCTAAAGAAGGCTTTAGCAGTGTAATTGGCTTTGGTGGAGATGTACAGAAGGCATTAAATGGAGTTACTGCAGCAACAGGCTTGACAGGTGAAGGCATAAGTAACATGAAGCAGATAATGACTGATATCTATAATGATAATTTTGGAGAAAATTTTAATGACATAGCAGAATCAATAACTGCAGTCGGACAACAAACTGGTGCTACTGGTGAAGATTTAAAAAGTTTAACAGAAAAAGCATTGTTAATGCGTGATACATTTGGTATGGAAGTAAATGAATCTATAAGAAGTGTAACAATACTAATGAAGCAGTTTGGAATTACTGGAGATGAAGCGTTTAATCTTATAGCACAAGGAAAGCAAAAAGGATTAGATTTCAGTGATGAAATGCTGGATTCAGTTAATGAATACAGTGTGCAATTCAAAAAGCTTGGATTAGATGCGCAAGATATGTTTAATATTTTTTCCAGTGGAGCAGAAAGCGGAAGTTTTAACTTAGATAAAGTTGGTGATTCAGTAAAGGAATTTTCTATAAGAGCAGTAGATGGGAGTAAAACAACCCAAGATGGATTCACTCAACTTGGGTTTAATGCAGATGAATTAGCAGCTAAATTTGCTCAAGGCGGAGATGTTGCAAAAGATTCATTTAAACAAGTTGTAAGTGCACTTGCTAATATGGATGATCCATTAAAACAAAGCCAAGTAGGAATAGAACTTTTCGGAACTCAGTTTGAAGATTTGGGCATAAATGCTATTGCCAGTTTAGGAAATTTAAATGGTGGAATAAGTAAAACTAAGGATGTATTAACTTCAATGAATAATGTTAAGTATAATGACTTAGGAAGTGCATTTGAAGGAATTAAGCGTAATATTCAAACAGCTCTGTTATTACCAATGTCTAACGAAGTGCTTCCTAGCTTAAGTAATTTTAGCAATTGGTTTACATCTAATTTACCAGCAATACAAGAAAAGTTTTCGGGAATAACACAAGTGTTAATGGATGTTGGAAATAAAATTGCAGAAGTGGTTAAACCAGTATTTGAAGGTTTGTTTAATTTCATAAGTGAGCATGGAGATTCAACTACAAATATTATTTTAGGAATAGGAGCAGCGTTCTTAACTTTTAGTTCAATAGCTGGAATTATAAATGGAATTACTAATGCTATGGAACTATGGAATAAAGCACTTGCTATTCAGGAAGGAATAAAAAAAGTAATTCAGGTAGTAAAGGAATGGGAAATAGTAACTAAATTGCAAACAGCAGCGCAAGCAGCATTAAATATAATCATGGATGCAAATCCAATAAGCATAATAATTTTAGCCATAGCAGCGTTAGTTGCAGGAATAGTTCTTGCATATAATAAATGCGAATGGTTTAGAAATGGAGTTAATGCTATAGGCGAGTGGCTGAAAACTTTTTTTACAGTTACATTGCCTAATGCTTTTAAGGTTGTAGTTAATTTCTTTCAGAACAATTGGAAAGAAATATTGCTTTTTATAGTGAATCCTTTTGCTGGAGCATTTGCGTTGTTATATAAAAATAATGAAACCTTTAGACAAAAGGTTAATGAATTTATTACGGCGGTCAAAACAGCATTTACTAATGGGTGGAATGCAATAGTGAATTTCTTTACAACAACTATTCCAACTTGGATAAATAATATAGTTCAATGGTTTACTGAACTACCTAATAAAATTGCATATGCACTAGGCTCTTTAGTTGGTTTATTAGCAACTTGGGGAGTATCAGTTTGGAATTATTTCAGTACTAATGTGCCAATATGGATTAATAATGTTACAACCTTTTTCAGTCAATTACCAGGCAACATATGGAAATTTTTAACTGATATAGTAACGAAATTAGGTCAATGGGGAATGAGTGTATTAACTTACATTACAACAAATGTACCTATATGGATTAATAATGTAGTTACTTTCTTTAGCCAGTTGCCAGGACAAATTTGGACATGGCTTGTCAATGTAGTAACAAATTTAGGCACATGGGGAAGTAATGTGGTTAGTTGGATAAGTACGAATGTAAGTGCTTGGATAACAAGCATAATAAGTTATTTTACTCAACTACCAGGGCAAATTTGGACATGGCTTGTTAATGTAGTTACAAATATTAAAACATGGGGAAGTAATATGCTCACAGAAGCTAAAATAGGTATGAGCACTGTATTTGATGGGATTATAAATACATTTACAAGCTTACCTGATAAAATGTTAGAGATAGGAAAAAATATTGTAACTGGAATAACAAAAGGCATCAAAGACGAATGGGATAACCTTACTGGATGGATGGGAAGTTTATGTGATAGTTTTACAGCAGGCGTTAAGGCAAAATTTGACCAACATTCTCCGTCTAAAGTATTTGCGGAAATTGGAAAATTTAATGTACAAGGACTAGGAGTTGGATGGGAAAATGAAATGCCAAATTTAAATGCAAAAGTAAGCAAAACACTAGATAGTAATATAAAAATAGCTAATTTATCAAGTTTAGACGGTTTAAAGAATGTTAATAGTGCTTATTCTAATACAAATAATAGTGCAAGTACAATTGATAAGATCTTAGATAAAATGGATTATTTAGCAGATAAAATAAGCAATATGGAAATAAGTATGGACAGTAATAAGGTTGGGAAAATAATTACGCCAGTTATTAGTAGTAATTTAGCATTAAATAATGGCAGAAAGGGGTGGTAA
- a CDS encoding phage tail family protein, with protein MSYIEYNNLISENIEGLKIENIPAVPATAIIYETVEVDGGENLTKIKGFSDIEISFNFVYKANENEYFRKKARIDNWLLSSTSKYLFYSMDKYKIYKVKQVKISETKTTVRRVRRFTATFVCNGLKYMESGLKSQTITSGTTLNNFGTYEAKPYLKIYGNGNITININDSSFTIKNVSDYVVVDSEIMECYKDNINFGKNMTGDYPVFSIGKNKIGWSGSIKKVEIIPRWRCY; from the coding sequence ATGTCTTATATAGAGTATAACAATTTAATTAGTGAGAATATAGAAGGTTTAAAAATAGAAAATATTCCTGCAGTTCCTGCAACAGCTATTATTTATGAAACGGTAGAAGTAGATGGTGGTGAAAATTTAACAAAAATAAAAGGTTTTTCAGATATAGAAATAAGTTTTAATTTTGTATATAAAGCAAATGAAAATGAGTATTTCAGGAAAAAAGCCAGAATAGATAATTGGTTACTTAGTTCAACTTCAAAATATTTATTTTATAGTATGGATAAATATAAAATATACAAGGTTAAGCAAGTAAAAATAAGTGAAACGAAAACTACTGTAAGAAGGGTAAGACGTTTTACGGCAACTTTTGTTTGCAATGGATTAAAGTACATGGAAAGTGGATTGAAGAGTCAAACTATAACGAGTGGAACAACACTAAATAATTTTGGTACTTATGAAGCTAAGCCATATTTAAAGATTTATGGAAATGGAAATATAACAATTAATATAAATGACTCAAGCTTTACTATTAAAAATGTAAGTGATTATGTGGTAGTAGATAGTGAGATTATGGAATGTTACAAAGATAATATTAATTTTGGAAAGAATATGACTGGAGATTATCCAGTCTTTTCTATTGGGAAAAATAAAATAGGCTGGTCTGGATCTATAAAAAAAGTTGAGATAATTCCAAGGTGGAGGTGCTATTAA